The genomic stretch ATCAGGTCCTCCACGTGGAGGAAGCCGTCCGGCCGCGCGTCCACCCAGTGCAGCTCGGCGCGTCCCAGGGCCTCGTACTGCTTGAGGATGCTGTCCAGGCTGTCGAATTCCGCGCGGCTGGCCAGCACGCGCGGCACGCCCGGCAGGGAGTTCAGCACGGCGCGCAGACCCTGGCCCGCGCTGGCCTTGGGCACGATGCAGTCCACGCGCGGGGCGCCGGCCAGCGCGGCCGTAGCGGCACGGAAGGATTGCATTTCCATCCACCACGGGCCCCAGGCCTCGTCCAGCTCGTCGTACCACAAGCTGAGGCCCTCGGCCAGGTCCTGCGCCGTCTGGTCCAGCGGGCGGCCCAGCGAGTGGTTGGCCAGGTAGATCTCGCGCGAGTTCCGCGCCAGAATGCGGGAAAACAACGGCCGGACGTGGGTTGCGATCCCCGCGGCCGTGAGCGGACCGTCGCCCAGCGCGGCCCCCAGGTCCGATAGGCAAGTCATGATGCGTCCTCCATCCGTGTGCGCACCTCGATCAGCTCCGGGAAGAAACAGAGCTCCAGCGCCTTCTTCAGGAAGCCCACGCCGCTGGATCCCCCCGTGCCCGGCCGGTGGCCGATCACACGCTCCACGGTCTTCATGTGGCGGAAGCGCCAGAGTTGGAAGGCCTCCTCCACGTCCAGCAACTTCTCGGCCATTTCGTAGGCGTCCCAGTGCTCGGTGGGCTCCCGGTAGATCAGGCGCAGCGCCTCCAGCACGGCGGAATGGGCCACGTAAGGCTGTCGCAGGTCGCGCTCCAGATGCTCGGCCGGGATGGCGAACCCGCGCCGGGCCAGGTGCCGCTGGAACTCGTCCCACAGGCTGGGGGCCGCCAGGTCCGCCAGGATCTGCCGGTGTTGCTCCGGGTCGTGGCGGAAGATCTCCGCCTGCCCGGCGTGCTTGTTGCCCAGCAGGAATTCCAGCGTGCGGTATTGGAAGGACTGGAAGCCCGACGACTGCCCCAGCGCCGGCCGGAACTGCGCGTACTCGCTGGGGGTCAGGGTCTCCAGCACGGCCCACATGTTGAAGAGTTGCTGCTGGATCAGTTTCACGCGGGCCAGGATCTTGAAGCAGGGCTCCAGCTCGTCGCGCCGCACGTTCGCCAGGGCTGCGCGCAGTTCGTGGATCAGCAGTTTTAGCCACAGCTCGCTGACCTGGTGCTGCACGATGAACAGCAGCTCGTCATGCTGGCCGGAGAGCGGCTGCTGCGCCGCCAGCAGCGTATCCAGCTGCAGGTAGCCGCCGTAGCTCATGCGCTCGCGGAAGTCCGTGGCGATGCCCGCCTCCAGGTCGCGGTAGTTTCCCAACCCAGTCCTCCATTCTGTCACCTGACCTTCGATCGGCCCCAACACGGCCAGCACGGCGCATTGGGAGGGGTTGCGTCAGACACCTTCCCCCGCCCAGCGGGGGAAGGACGGGATGGGGGCGTACCCCAACCCCACTTGCATCATGAGGCGCAAAAGCCGACGGCGACCTAGAGATTCCATTGGCAATCAGCGCACACTCAACGGAGATTGCGTGCTGCTGTCTGTCACCGATGTGCCGCGATTCGTCCGTCTAAACCTGCGCGCCAACCGGCGGACAGGGCCAATGCTCGCGCTGCGTCAATTCCTCGCAGAGCCGCCAGAGCCGCTCCTCGGCTGCGGGGTCGGCGAACTCGCAGGGCCGCTCCTGGCGCTGGCTGTGGAAGCCGCCGCTGCGGCCCTCAACTGCCGGATCCGCCGCCAGCCAGACGGCCGTGTCCGCGCCCTGCTCCACGCTCTTGCCGCGCAGCAGGCCCGCGACGCCGATCATCAGCCGTGTGAGCGGATTTGTATCACGGAACAGCCGGGTCTGCACCAGCCCGGGGGCCATGGAATTCACCGTCACGCCGCGCGCCGCCAGCCGCCGGGCCAGCGCCCGGGTCAACATGCGGTCGCCGGCCTTGCTCTCCTGAT from Candidatus Delongbacteria bacterium encodes the following:
- a CDS encoding tryptophan 2,3-dioxygenase family protein; the protein is MSYGGYLQLDTLLAAQQPLSGQHDELLFIVQHQVSELWLKLLIHELRAALANVRRDELEPCFKILARVKLIQQQLFNMWAVLETLTPSEYAQFRPALGQSSGFQSFQYRTLEFLLGNKHAGQAEIFRHDPEQHRQILADLAAPSLWDEFQRHLARRGFAIPAEHLERDLRQPYVAHSAVLEALRLIYREPTEHWDAYEMAEKLLDVEEAFQLWRFRHMKTVERVIGHRPGTGGSSGVGFLKKALELCFFPELIEVRTRMEDAS